A window of Streptomyces sp. SAI-127 contains these coding sequences:
- a CDS encoding GPP34 family phosphoprotein has protein sequence MGRSRRTLPEELLLLALDPTTGTTAQPQSLDLGLAGAQLVELALAGRIAPDGDRIAVVAPRPTGDPTLDCALELLRRRGAPVRAVNWIGGPRLGLRQTYLSHLERCGMVHAVAGQMCGVLPTTRYQATDNEISREIKSRLDSAIRTGVPPDPRTAALAALAHAVGLGKHLYPGNEGRSSRSRLRDLIRHDPMGGLVAHAVMDVQNGVAAQPRRSPAPAGRQAAPGARPAPEPARGVPMQPRRGPMARAVAH, from the coding sequence ATGGGCAGGAGCCGCAGAACACTTCCGGAGGAGCTTCTGCTGCTGGCGTTGGACCCGACCACGGGTACCACCGCACAGCCGCAGTCGCTCGACCTCGGTCTGGCCGGAGCACAGCTAGTGGAGCTGGCGCTGGCCGGACGGATAGCCCCAGACGGGGATCGTATCGCCGTGGTAGCCCCACGGCCGACTGGAGATCCGACTTTGGACTGCGCGTTGGAGTTGCTGCGAAGGCGTGGCGCTCCCGTGCGGGCAGTGAACTGGATCGGCGGGCCGCGATTGGGGCTCCGCCAGACATACCTCTCGCATCTGGAGCGGTGCGGCATGGTTCATGCCGTGGCGGGTCAGATGTGCGGAGTGCTGCCGACGACTCGCTACCAGGCGACGGACAACGAGATCAGCCGGGAGATCAAGTCCCGACTGGACTCGGCGATCCGCACCGGCGTACCGCCGGACCCGCGGACCGCCGCGCTCGCCGCCCTGGCACACGCGGTCGGCCTCGGCAAGCACCTGTATCCGGGCAACGAGGGACGGTCCTCGAGGTCCCGGCTGCGGGACCTCATCAGGCACGACCCGATGGGCGGTCTCGTCGCGCACGCCGTGATGGACGTCCAGAACGGTGTGGCCGCACAGCCACGTCGTAGCCCGGCACCCGCCGGCCGTCAGGCCGCCCCGGGGGCCAGGCCCGCACCGGAACCCGCTCGCGGCGTTCCGATGCAACCGCGCCGAGGACCGATGGCGCGCGCCGTGGCTCACTGA
- a CDS encoding helix-turn-helix transcriptional regulator: MASNVNPTVRRRRLGQELRRLRELKGMTAEEVAERLLVSQSKISRLENGRRSISQRDVRDLCGVYEVEDQRIVDSLMQMAKDSRQQGWWHAFGDIPYSVYIGLETDAESLRVYEPQIITGLLQTRPYAEAIVRGGAPEATETENDKRVEVRLRRQSRVAAERDPLRLWVVLDEASLRRVVGSRQVMREQLEYLVEMSQQPHITVQVLPFDVGAHPGLSGQYSILEFSDAADSSVVYIEGVTSDLYLEKAHDVQRYTVMYEHLRAQALNVDQSRQLIEDIAKEYAREYAR, from the coding sequence GTGGCGTCCAATGTCAATCCCACCGTCAGGCGGCGCCGGCTGGGCCAGGAGCTGCGCAGGCTCCGCGAGCTCAAGGGCATGACGGCCGAAGAGGTGGCGGAGCGGCTGCTCGTGTCGCAGTCGAAGATCAGCCGGCTGGAGAACGGCCGGCGCAGCATCAGCCAGCGCGATGTCCGCGACCTGTGCGGGGTCTACGAGGTCGAGGACCAGCGCATCGTCGACTCCCTGATGCAGATGGCCAAGGACTCGCGGCAGCAGGGCTGGTGGCATGCCTTCGGGGACATCCCGTACAGCGTCTACATCGGTCTGGAGACCGACGCCGAGTCGCTGCGGGTGTACGAACCCCAGATCATCACCGGCCTGTTGCAGACTCGGCCGTACGCCGAGGCCATCGTGCGCGGCGGCGCGCCCGAGGCGACGGAGACGGAGAACGACAAGCGGGTCGAGGTGCGGCTGCGGCGGCAGAGCCGGGTCGCGGCCGAGCGGGATCCGCTGCGGCTGTGGGTGGTTCTGGACGAGGCGTCCCTGCGCCGGGTCGTCGGCAGCCGGCAGGTGATGCGCGAGCAGCTGGAGTACCTCGTCGAGATGTCCCAGCAGCCCCATATCACCGTGCAGGTACTGCCGTTCGACGTCGGCGCCCATCCCGGACTCAGCGGCCAGTACTCCATTCTGGAGTTCTCGGACGCGGCCGATTCCAGCGTCGTCTACATCGAGGGCGTCACCAGCGACCTGTACCTGGAGAAGGCGCACGACGTGCAGAGGTACACCGTGATGTACGAGCACTTGAGGGCGCAGGCGCTCAACGTCGACCAGTCGCGTCAGCTGATCGAGGACATCGCCAAGGAGTACGCCCGGGAATACGCCCGTTGA
- a CDS encoding DUF397 domain-containing protein: protein MAIRLGDLDTWTTSTYTNANGACLMVRSTEEEALELGDTKIPEGPKLAFPAEAWSAFVASVKV from the coding sequence ATGGCAATCCGTCTGGGCGACCTGGACACATGGACGACCTCCACCTACACCAACGCCAACGGGGCGTGCCTGATGGTGAGGTCGACCGAAGAGGAAGCACTCGAACTCGGCGACACGAAGATCCCCGAGGGTCCCAAGCTGGCCTTCCCCGCCGAGGCGTGGAGCGCCTTCGTGGCCTCGGTCAAGGTGTGA
- a CDS encoding glutathione peroxidase yields MTTTDGSSPLDVEIGALTGGSADLGQYAGKTVLIVNVASKCGLTPQYNGLEKLQERYAERGFTVLGVPCNQFLGQEPGSAEEIAEFCSATYGVTFPLTEKVEVNGEGRHALYERLVGFADAEGHTGDIRWNFEKFLVGRDGSVVARFSPQTEPESDEIVTAVEGALA; encoded by the coding sequence ATGACGACTACAGATGGTTCCTCTCCCCTGGACGTCGAGATCGGTGCCCTCACGGGCGGTTCCGCCGACCTCGGCCAGTACGCCGGCAAGACCGTCCTCATCGTGAACGTGGCTTCCAAGTGCGGGCTCACCCCGCAGTACAACGGCCTGGAGAAGCTCCAGGAGCGCTACGCGGAGCGGGGCTTCACCGTGCTCGGCGTGCCCTGCAACCAGTTCCTGGGACAGGAGCCCGGCAGCGCCGAGGAGATCGCGGAGTTCTGCTCGGCGACGTACGGGGTGACCTTCCCGCTGACCGAGAAGGTCGAGGTGAACGGCGAGGGGCGGCACGCGCTCTACGAGCGTCTGGTGGGCTTCGCCGACGCCGAGGGACACACCGGGGACATCCGCTGGAACTTCGAGAAGTTCCTGGTCGGCCGGGACGGGTCCGTGGTGGCGAGGTTCTCCCCGCAGACGGAGCCGGAGTCGGACGAGATCGTCACCGCCGTGGAGGGTGCGCTGGCGTAG